Below is a window of Bdellovibrio bacteriovorus DNA.
TTCAAATGAGGGTGACAGATTCTGGCCCGGGGATTGACCCGTTGGTTTTAGACAAGATATTTCAGCCCTTTTTCACGACGAAAGATGTAGGAAAAGGCACGGGTATTGGCCTAAGTATTTCGATGGGAATCGCCAAGGGACATAACGGAAGACTCTTTATTGATCCGGGACATGTGAACACGAGCTTTGTAATTGAAATTCCTAAACGGCAGAATCTTCAAATCGAAGATCTTTCTTTAGAAGGTATTATATGATGAAGAAAATTCTTTTAGTTGAAGACGATGAATTCTTTCGGTCGGCCGTTAAGGACTTCCTCGGTAAGACTTATGAAGTGCACGAAGCCGAAAACGGACTTCACGCGCAAAACCTATTAAATGAAAATCTAGATCCTGATGCCATTCTTACAGATATCAAAATGCCAAAAATGACCGGCATCCAGCTTTTAGAGTGGGTTCGCGAACACAGGCCAAAGATTCCAGTTGTACTAATGACTGGTTTTTCAGAGATTTTAGAGACGAAACGCGCACACGAACTGGGGGCCAAAGACTTCATCCCTAAACCTTTTAAGTCCGCGGAGCTTCTTTCTAAGCTGAATAATTTGTTAGCAGGCGCTTCTCAATGGAAGATTGATGACGGTAAAGATGAAGACTTTTGTTCTTTACCTGTCGAAGACTTTCTTACGGAAAGAAACACGCAGTTCGGTATCTTCGTCAAAGTCGCTTCCAACAAATACATCAAGATCGCCCATCATGGTGGAAAGATCGCAGAAGAAAAACTGCGCGTCTTTAAAGAAAAAGGTGTTAACTTCTTATACGTAAAGCAGGCCGACTTTTCAAGTATCGTGGGTTTTACGGTCCACATATCCAGAGTGGTCAGCGCGAGTGAAAAAGTCGACGATTCAAAAAAGTTGCGTTTCGTAAAGTACACCGGGGGCTTGATTGTACAGCAGGCCTTTGTACAGGGCACAGATAAAGCTTTATTCAATAATGCCAAAGACTTTCTTTCATCGAGTGTTTCGGTCATCACCGAGTCCGAAGACGCAATGACCGTTTTAGATCAATTGAATGATCATAACGATTACCTCTATTCGCACAGTTTAGGTGTTAGCATGTACTCGGTGATGATCGCAAAAAAAATGGGAATCAACTCTCCCCAAACTCTTTTTAAGCTGGCGATGGCGGGCTTGTTTCACAATATTGGATTTAAAGAACTGCCTCAGGATGTTCTACAAAAAAGTCGTTTTAAACTCAGCAAAGAAGAACGCATGCTGATTGAATCGCACCCGGCTCGGGGAAAAGAAATCCTAGAGTCCATTAAAGGCATCCCTACTGATGTTATTCAAATGACTTACGAGCATCACGAGGATCTGATGGGAACGGGCTATCCCCGTCGAATCGATAAGAAGAAGATCCATCCGCTCACAAGAATTATCTCTGCGGCAGATGCGTTTTGCACCCTGACGCTGAAGAATCCAGATAATGAAGTGCCCTTGGATGGAGCCGCGGCTATCGCCCGATTACATGAAACCAAACAAAGTCTTTTGGATCAAGATTGCCTCAAAAGCCTGGCGTCCCTTTTTTCGGCTAAGCAGGTGGCTTAAAATAAAAAAGCCCACGCTTAGAAGCGCGGGCTTTTGAAACTCTATTATCGGCCAGGAATTACCAACCGAAAGAGTCTACGTCGTAACCCCAGTTAGCAAGAGCTTTTTTGTACATGCCCTTCATGAACTTTTGAGCTTGGTGAGGTTTCAAACCAAGTTCAGAAGCAGATCTGTTTGTGATGTCTTGCATTCCTGCAGAGTCACCCAAAGCCAAATCTTTTGCTGCTGCCAAAGCGTCAGAGAACTGAACACCGAAAACAGCTTTGAAAGTTTTGTCCATGTCTTTTTCAGAAGTTGTACCGCGTTCCGCAGCTGCAACCGCCCAAGAGTTCAATGCAGAAGCTACCGCTACCGCTTTGTCTTGTTTGAAGCCGTATTCTTTCATCAATTTCTCAGAAGCTCTTTTAACAAGTTGTTTGTTCGCGTCAGAGTTCAAAGCCGCAAAGTTTGTATCAGAAGCTGAAGAAGAAGTTTTGTCATTGATAGCTTGACCGTAGTTAGACTCACCTGTGTTCGCATTGTATAGAACACCGTTTTTACCTAACCAGTATGTACCGTTACGGATGTCTTCCCAGAAGAAACCAGTTGTACCTACACCGATAGATGTGCCACCCACATAACCCGCGAATTCAGAAACGTCAGCGTAGTATTGGAATTGACCAAGATCGTTGTAAACAGCGGCTTCACCGTTAGCATCGAACTTTACATACCAAAGGTCATCAGAACCGTAACCTTGGCTGTTGTAGTCTGGATCTCTAGTTACAGTGATACGAGTTCCATCAGACGCCAAGAATGTGCAACCAGGAGTCGCTTCTTGAGTTGTACAAACATCGCCGTAAACTGTTTCGTATGGGTAGTAGATAGCTCCGCCGCCGCCAGTGCCGCCGCCCTGTCTCT
It encodes the following:
- a CDS encoding HD domain-containing phosphohydrolase produces the protein MMKKILLVEDDEFFRSAVKDFLGKTYEVHEAENGLHAQNLLNENLDPDAILTDIKMPKMTGIQLLEWVREHRPKIPVVLMTGFSEILETKRAHELGAKDFIPKPFKSAELLSKLNNLLAGASQWKIDDGKDEDFCSLPVEDFLTERNTQFGIFVKVASNKYIKIAHHGGKIAEEKLRVFKEKGVNFLYVKQADFSSIVGFTVHISRVVSASEKVDDSKKLRFVKYTGGLIVQQAFVQGTDKALFNNAKDFLSSSVSVITESEDAMTVLDQLNDHNDYLYSHSLGVSMYSVMIAKKMGINSPQTLFKLAMAGLFHNIGFKELPQDVLQKSRFKLSKEERMLIESHPARGKEILESIKGIPTDVIQMTYEHHEDLMGTGYPRRIDKKKIHPLTRIISAADAFCTLTLKNPDNEVPLDGAAAIARLHETKQSLLDQDCLKSLASLFSAKQVA